In Sphaeramia orbicularis chromosome 12, fSphaOr1.1, whole genome shotgun sequence, the following proteins share a genomic window:
- the gxylt1b gene encoding glucoside xylosyltransferase 1 — protein sequence MRRYIRALLLCMVFAVFSGLYVYSKLFYSDVSVGGNGPKRIFIQPRVPGARRGAADRAGPRSPHWYNRYIMRQRGQLEPGGASRQSRLEPPMHLAVVACGNRLEETLTMVKSAVLFSINHLCVHIFAEDQLHVSFKEALDSWPGFIRSRFNYTLYSISFPSENAAEWKKLFKPCASQRLFLPLILKEVDSIVYVDSDILFLQPVDKLWAFLSRFNSSQLAAMAPEHEEPRIAWYNRFARHPFYGRTGINSGVMLMNMTRMRKTFFKNDMTSVGLRWEELLMPLLQKYKLNITWGDQDLLNIIFHYNPECLLEFPCQWNYRPDHCIYGSNCASAEEEGIYILHGNRGVYHDNKQPAFRAVYEVIRKYSFGTDPLTSLLDPLEEELLKTTHTYCGKSHPLFTKRLAQSLANINKMAQHGR from the exons ATGCGGCGTTACATTCGTGCACTATTGCTGTGCATGGTGTTTGCCGTGTTTTCGGGCTTGTATGTTTACAGTAAACTGTTTTACTCGGACGTGTCGGTCGGAGGAAACGGGCCGAAGAGGATTTTCATCCAACCGAGAGTCCCCGGAGCCAGGCGAGGGGCCGCGGACAGAGCTGGGCCCCGAAGCCCTCACTGGTACAATAG GTACATCATGCGGCAGCGAGGTCAGCTGGAGCCTGGTGGTGCCAGTCGTCAGAGCAGACTGGAACCTCCTATGCACCTTGCTGTGGTGGCCTGTGGGAATAGACTGGAAGAGACTCTCACCATGGTCAAGTCTGCTGTGCTTTTCAGCATTAACCACCTGTGTGTACACATCTTTGCTGAAGATCAGCTACATGTTAGCTTCAAAGAAGCT CTGGATTCATGGCCTGGCTTTATTCGGTCAAGATTCAACTACACACTCTATTCCATCAGCTTCCCCAGTGAGAATGCAGCCGAGTGGAAAAAACTCTTCAAGCCCTGTGCTTCACAGCGGCTCTTCTTACCT CTGATCCTAAAGGAAGTGGACTCGATAGTGTATGTTGACTCAGACATCCTCTTCCTTCAGCCTGTAGACAAGTTGTGGGCGTTCTTGTCTCGCTTTAATTCCTCTCAGCTGGCAGCCATGGCCCCGGAACACGAGGAGCCCCGGATCGCCTGGTATAACCGCTTTGCTCGCCACCCCTTCTATGGCAGGACGGGTATCAACTCAGGGGTCATGCTCATGAACATGACAAGGATGAGAAAAACATTCTTTAAG AATGACATGACGTCAGTGGGGTTGCGCTGGGAGGAGCTACTGATGCCTCTTCTCCAAAAATATAAGCTCAACATAACCTGGGGAGATCAGGACCTTCTCAATATAATTTTTCATTACAACCCTG AGTGTTTGCTGGAGTTCCCATGTCAGTGGAACTATCGCCCTGATCATTGTATCTATGGCAGTAACTGTGCttcagcagaagaagaaggcaTCTACATCCTGCATGGAAACAGAGGGGTTTACCATGATAATAAACAACCAGCTTTCAGAGCCGTTTATGAGGTCATACGAAAG TACTCCTTTGGCACAGATCCACTGACTTCATTGTTGGATCCTCTAGAAGAAGAACTGTTAAAGACAACACATACTTACTGTGGTAAATCCCACCCACTCTTCACCAAAAGACTGGCACAAAGCCTGGCAAACATCAACAAGATGGCCCAACATGGACGGTGA